The Candidatus Woesearchaeota archaeon genome has a window encoding:
- a CDS encoding alpha/beta fold hydrolase produces MIIIATINTFGLKPEREYRLRPENYALIYKELKVITDDGLKIKTWFFPAQDSVSNEDWEKAWKNPVRKEYKLKYNQPRPTILICNGDAGNMYLLIQYAKELVTQGYNVVTFDWRGFGESDNWETDEDQLVYFEYLTDYNAVLDEVLKQDEVDGKRIGLYGFSTGAYLSFAIFSQRIETKAYVGRALLTNFESSVKLLKQKRPERNIIIPENYPLDLLPERIAGKIEKPSFLIVGELDDITPVSMSLEIFNLLKGEKQLWVVKNATHGGAKGPDFIDFKKFMLQLKTFYDTNL; encoded by the coding sequence TTGATAATAATTGCAACAATAAATACTTTTGGGTTAAAGCCCGAAAGAGAATATAGACTTCGTCCTGAAAATTATGCATTAATATACAAGGAATTAAAAGTTATAACTGATGATGGTCTAAAAATTAAAACGTGGTTTTTTCCTGCTCAAGACTCTGTATCAAACGAAGATTGGGAAAAAGCTTGGAAAAACCCTGTTAGAAAAGAATATAAGCTAAAATACAATCAACCGAGGCCAACCATTTTAATCTGCAATGGAGATGCAGGAAATATGTATTTGCTAATTCAATATGCAAAAGAACTTGTGACACAAGGATATAATGTTGTAACTTTTGATTGGCGTGGTTTTGGCGAAAGCGACAATTGGGAAACGGATGAAGATCAATTAGTTTATTTTGAATACTTAACTGATTATAATGCAGTATTAGACGAAGTGCTTAAACAAGATGAGGTTGATGGAAAAAGAATAGGTTTATATGGCTTTTCAACAGGTGCTTATTTATCATTTGCTATTTTTTCACAGAGAATCGAGACGAAAGCTTATGTTGGTAGAGCTTTATTGACAAATTTTGAATCATCTGTTAAGTTGTTGAAACAAAAACGTCCAGAAAGGAATATAATAATTCCTGAAAATTATCCCCTTGACTTATTGCCTGAAAGGATTGCTGGGAAAATTGAAAAACCTAGTTTTCTAATAGTGGGTGAACTAGATGACATTACACCTGTTTCAATGAGTTTAGAAATATTTAATTTATTGAAAGGCGAAAAACAACTGTGGGTTGTGAAAAACGCAACACACGGTGGTGCAAAG